The following are encoded in a window of Perca fluviatilis chromosome 21, GENO_Pfluv_1.0, whole genome shotgun sequence genomic DNA:
- the LOC120551215 gene encoding 5-hydroxytryptamine receptor 3A-like — MMLAGFLFLLLLTGGSPDRFLDQAEPSNVQQMSNYSVEESGDTDNNTEVKPNFADDEDLNSEEISRENCSYRKVLDYLNLNKNNDTYTITRPVKDFNTTTRVHLQMAIYGVLDVRERDQTFVPYVWIYMKWRNEHIRWRPLNYCGIEQVVVPTELLWKPDLTIEEMTEKDKAPPSPYLTIDYNGYITLRNDLMIVSTCKMQVYKFPFDIQSCNLSFKSAVYSDDEIMFETIEDVFKNTEWTHQLMRTQYEWLFISMTVNIKTVTDLIFNQSMIVYTIKMRRRSILYIANFLVPIMFFFCLDLASFLISDSGGEKLGFKVTVLLAVTVMQLLLNEILPSSSDRVPLIAVFCIGMFGLMMLSLLETILVMHLMEKDSASQDDEAEMKKWTHCACVCDVSADEPPSELLSVAREGNSSQLTDESNALEKVSDELREVEKTLLLLLNSRKEDGKPGYWTRVAKTINKVFFIFYVTVTSLFLVVIFLIWNYAPDE; from the exons ATGATGCTTGCAGGTTTCCTCTTTCTGCTCCTCCTCACAG GTGGAAGTCCCGATAGGTTCCTAGACCAAGCAGAGCCTTCTAACGTTCAACAGATGTCTAATTACAGCGTTGAGGAAA GTGGAGATACCGACAATAACACAGAGGTTAAACCCAACTTCGCAGATGATGAAG ATCTGAACTCTGAGGAAATCTCTAGGGAAAACTGTAGTTATCGGAAGGTTTTAGACTACCTGAATCTGAACAAAAACAACGATACGTACACCATCACTCGACCTGTTAAAGACTTTAACACAACAACACGGGTACACCTGCAAATGGCGATCTATGGCGTCCTAGATGTG agagagagagaccagacTTTTGTTCCTTATGTTTGGATTTATATG AAATGGCGAAATGAACACATTAGGTGGCGTCCACTTAATTATTGTGGAATTGAACAGGTGGTTGTTCCTACTGAATTATTGTGGAAGCCAGATCTAACTATTGAAGAGAT GACAGAGAAGGACAAGGCCCCTCCGAGTCCTTATCTTACCATTGACTATAACGGCTACATCACACTGAGGAACGACCTGATGATAGTCAGCACGTGCAAGATGCAAGTTTACAAATTTCCCTTTGACATTCAGAGCTGCAACCTCTCTTTTAAGTCTGCTGTGTATTCTG ATGACGAAATAATGTTTGAAACCATCGAAGatgttttcaaaaacacagAGTGGACTCACCAGTTGATGCGGACCCAGTACGAGTGGTTGTTCATATCCATGACAGTTAACATCAAAACTGTCACCGATCTTATCTTCAACCAAAGCATGATTGTTTACACT ATCAAGATGAGGAGGCGGTCTATCCTCTACATCGCCAACTTCTTGGTACCCATCATGTTCTTCTTTTGTCTGGACTTGGCCTCATTCCTGATCTCGGACAGCGGGGGGGAGAAGCTCGGCTTCAAGGTCACTGTGCTGCTTGCTGTCACTGTGATGCAGCTTCTTCTCAATGAGATTCTGCCTTCGTCGTCAGACAGGGTTCCTCTCATAG CGGTCTTCTGCATTGGGATGTTTGGTTTGATGATGCTAAGCCTCCTGGAGACAATTTTGGTGATGCATCTAATGGAGAAAGACTCTGCATCCCAAGACGATGAGGCAG AGATGAAGAAATGGACTCActgtgcttgtgtttgtgaCGTGTCTGCTGATGAACCTCCATCTGAACTGCTGTCGGTGGCTAGAGAG GGCAACAGCAGCCAACTGACGGATGAGTCCAATGCCTTGGAGAAGGTCTCAGATGAGCTGAGGGAGGTGGAGAAAACACTGCTCCTGCTCCTCAACAGCAGGAAGGAAGACGGGAAGCCCGGCTACTGGACCAGAGTGGCTAAAACAATCAACaaagttttcttcattttctatGTCACAGTGACCAGTCTGTTTTTAGTTGTTATCTTTTTAATATGGAACTATGCACCAGACGAGTAG
- the LOC120551218 gene encoding 5-hydroxytryptamine receptor 3A-like isoform X1: MMHVAFLLLIVFTDGASSTKVCSYQDVVDYLNLTTDNGAFKLTRPVLDYKHSTMVELDILLYAILAVIEKTQTFVPFIWITMMWNNERISWDPVQFCGITHISVPREMLWRPDLFIYEMIQKDDSPHNPYMYVSYDGTITFEEDVKVVSTCKMDVYKFPFDTQRCNITIGSAIHCVNEMRLLPFSNSSRATQFSREVMKSQGEWEFLQLSITSYNFTFNDRQWENLIYTFTMKRRPLLHVINFLLPILFFLSLDLASYFIADHRGEKLGFKVTVLLAISVLLLILNDILPSMSNKTPLIATYCIVIFALMLLSLLETILVTYLMEKDSVSREELRLRDKREKVKIDNCNAACDGEKQHELLPVAEEVQPRESHVLLLILEELKELQTTLNLHFCCRQEVGKSGHWAAKINRAFFIFYVTTVSLFLTLIFIEWNT; encoded by the exons ATGATGCATGTTGCTTTCCTCCTCCTGATTGTCTTCACAG ACGGTGCATCCTCTACGAAAGTGTGCAGTTATCAGGACGTGGTGGACTACCTAAACCTGACCACAGATAATGGTGCGTTTAAACTGACCCGGCCCGTTCTGGATTACAAACACTCGACTATGGTGGAGCTGGACATCCTCCTGTATGCCATCCTGGCTGTG attgagaaaacacaaacttttgTTCCTTTCATTTGGATAACAATG ATGTGGAACAATGAACGCATCTCGTGGGACCCGGTTCAGTTTTGTGGAATCACTCATATTTCAGTTCCTAGAGAAATGCTCTGGAGACCAGACCTCTTTATCTATGAGAT GATACAGAAGGATGACTCCCCTCACAATCCGTACATGTACGTGTCCTACGATGGGACAATCACTTTTGAAGAGGACGTGAAGGTGGTCAGCACCTGTAAGATGGACGTGTACAAGTTCCCCTTCGACACTCAGAGATGTAACATCACTATTGGATCTGCAATACACTGTG tTAATGAGATGCGTCTCCTTCCTTTTTCCAACTCGTCTCGAGCCACCCAGTTTTCCCGAGAggtgatgaaaagtcagggaGAGTGGGAATTCCTCCAACTGTCCATCACCAGCTACAATTTCACCTTCAACGATAGACAGTGGGAAAACCTCATATACAct TTCACCATGAAGAGGAGGCCCCTCCTCCATGTTATCAACTTCTTGTTGCCTATCCTGTTCTTCCTGAGTCTGGACCTCGCCTCCTACTTCATCGCAGACCATCGAGGAGAGAAGCTGGGCTTCAAAGTCACCGTGCTGCTGGCCATCTCTGTCCTGCTGCTCATCCTGAATGACATCCTGCCCTCCATGTCCAACAAGACTCCACTCATAG caACCTACTGCATTGTGATTTTTGCTCTGATGCTGCTCAGCTTGCTGGAGACAATCTTGGTTACATATCTTATGGAGAAAGACTCTGTATCCCGGGAAGAGCTCAGGCTGAGGGACAAACGGGAGAAAGTGAAAATCGATAACTGTAATGCAG CGTGTGATGGTGAGAAACAGCATGAACTGTTGCCGGTGGCTGAAGAG GTTCAGCCACGAGAGTCTCATGTGTTACTGCTGATCCTGGAGGAGCTCAAAGAGCTGCAGACAACTCTGAATCTGCACTTCTGCTGCAGACAGGAAGTAGGAAAATCCGGCCACTGGGCCGCAAAAATTAACAGAGCTTTCTTCATTTTCTACGTCACCACCGTGTCACTGTTTCTAACCCTCATCTTTATTGAATGGAACACTTAG
- the LOC120551218 gene encoding 5-hydroxytryptamine receptor 3A-like isoform X2 — translation MMHVAFLLLIVFTDGASSTKVCSYQDVVDYLNLTTDNGAFKLTRPVLDYKHSTMVELDILLYAILAVIEKTQTFVPFIWITMMWNNERISWDPVQFCGITHISVPREMLWRPDLFIYEMIQKDDSPHNPYMYVSYDGTITFEEDVKVVSTCKMDVYKFPFDTQRCNITIGSAIHCVNEMRLLPFSNSSRATQFSREVMKSQGEWEFLQLSITSYNFTFNDRQWENLIYTFTMKRRPLLHVINFLLPILFFLSLDLASYFIADHRGEKLGFKVTVLLAISVLLLILNDILPSMSNKTPLIATYCIVIFALMLLSLLETILVTYLMEKDSVSREELRLRDKREKVKIDNCNAGSATRVSCVTADPGGAQRAADNSESALLLQTGSRKIRPLGRKN, via the exons ATGATGCATGTTGCTTTCCTCCTCCTGATTGTCTTCACAG ACGGTGCATCCTCTACGAAAGTGTGCAGTTATCAGGACGTGGTGGACTACCTAAACCTGACCACAGATAATGGTGCGTTTAAACTGACCCGGCCCGTTCTGGATTACAAACACTCGACTATGGTGGAGCTGGACATCCTCCTGTATGCCATCCTGGCTGTG attgagaaaacacaaacttttgTTCCTTTCATTTGGATAACAATG ATGTGGAACAATGAACGCATCTCGTGGGACCCGGTTCAGTTTTGTGGAATCACTCATATTTCAGTTCCTAGAGAAATGCTCTGGAGACCAGACCTCTTTATCTATGAGAT GATACAGAAGGATGACTCCCCTCACAATCCGTACATGTACGTGTCCTACGATGGGACAATCACTTTTGAAGAGGACGTGAAGGTGGTCAGCACCTGTAAGATGGACGTGTACAAGTTCCCCTTCGACACTCAGAGATGTAACATCACTATTGGATCTGCAATACACTGTG tTAATGAGATGCGTCTCCTTCCTTTTTCCAACTCGTCTCGAGCCACCCAGTTTTCCCGAGAggtgatgaaaagtcagggaGAGTGGGAATTCCTCCAACTGTCCATCACCAGCTACAATTTCACCTTCAACGATAGACAGTGGGAAAACCTCATATACAct TTCACCATGAAGAGGAGGCCCCTCCTCCATGTTATCAACTTCTTGTTGCCTATCCTGTTCTTCCTGAGTCTGGACCTCGCCTCCTACTTCATCGCAGACCATCGAGGAGAGAAGCTGGGCTTCAAAGTCACCGTGCTGCTGGCCATCTCTGTCCTGCTGCTCATCCTGAATGACATCCTGCCCTCCATGTCCAACAAGACTCCACTCATAG caACCTACTGCATTGTGATTTTTGCTCTGATGCTGCTCAGCTTGCTGGAGACAATCTTGGTTACATATCTTATGGAGAAAGACTCTGTATCCCGGGAAGAGCTCAGGCTGAGGGACAAACGGGAGAAAGTGAAAATCGATAACTGTAATGCAG GTTCAGCCACGAGAGTCTCATGTGTTACTGCTGATCCTGGAGGAGCTCAAAGAGCTGCAGACAACTCTGAATCTGCACTTCTGCTGCAGACAGGAAGTAGGAAAATCCGGCCACTGGGCCGCAAAAATTAA